In a single window of the Bacteroidales bacterium genome:
- a CDS encoding DUF479 domain-containing protein, which yields MNYLAHLYLSFGNEEILVGNFIADRVKGKQVLNYQQGIQTGIRVHRLIDSFTDHHPVVEVSKSRIRERYHKFAGIVIDMYYDHYLAANWSKYSDEPLLQFTRNSYKTLFRYYFIIPPRLRRILPWMAAGNWLVSYGDIDNIGLALKGLTTRIKVDSGIENGATELRLYYNDFKKDFESFFPELVEYSREALKILEE from the coding sequence ATGAACTACCTGGCTCACCTTTATTTATCCTTTGGCAACGAAGAAATCTTAGTGGGTAATTTCATAGCCGACAGGGTTAAGGGAAAGCAGGTACTGAATTATCAACAGGGTATACAAACGGGTATTCGCGTGCACAGGTTAATTGACTCGTTTACCGATCATCATCCCGTTGTTGAAGTAAGTAAATCAAGGATCAGGGAACGTTACCACAAATTTGCCGGTATTGTAATCGACATGTACTATGATCATTACCTTGCAGCAAACTGGAGCAAATATTCGGATGAGCCGCTTCTGCAATTTACCCGGAACAGTTACAAAACTTTATTTCGTTACTATTTTATAATTCCCCCCCGTCTAAGACGGATATTGCCCTGGATGGCTGCCGGCAACTGGCTGGTTTCATACGGAGATATTGACAATATCGGGCTGGCGCTTAAAGGACTGACAACAAGAATTAAGGTTGACTCGGGAATTGAAAATGGCGCAACAGAACTGAGGTTATATTACAACGATTTTAAAAAGGATTTTGAGTCATTTTTTCCTGAATTGGTGGAATATTCCCGGGAGGCGTTGAAAATTCTTGAGGAATAA
- a CDS encoding YjbQ family protein, with protein MTQQYEIQLPSFSRGFHLITQHVVHHLNNLPEVGLVNIYIKHTSAGLTINENADPSVRFDLEKYFDKAVPENLSYFDHTLEGPDDMPAHVKTTLAGSSVTIPVTNGKLNLGTWQGIYLCEFRNHATARKLVITVMG; from the coding sequence ATGACTCAGCAATACGAGATACAACTTCCATCCTTTTCAAGGGGATTTCACCTGATCACACAGCATGTTGTGCATCATCTGAACAACCTCCCTGAGGTTGGTTTGGTGAATATTTACATCAAGCACACATCAGCTGGTCTGACAATTAACGAAAATGCTGATCCCTCTGTGAGATTTGATCTTGAAAAATACTTTGACAAGGCAGTTCCTGAAAACCTGTCCTATTTCGATCATACTTTAGAAGGACCGGACGACATGCCTGCACACGTGAAGACCACACTCGCCGGGTCATCAGTTACTATTCCGGTGACCAATGGGAAACTGAATTTGGGAACCTGGCAGGGAATTTATCTCTGTGAATTCAGGAATCACGCCACCGCAAGAAAGCTTGTGATTACAGTGATGGGTTAA
- a CDS encoding universal stress protein — protein MNKKRILVPFDFTAAAESAAIVASSIALMSEMEITLIHVLGHDSESEADAQLSEMSKKITASSSAVCNYKIVKGKLFSEITNEANDQVYKLMVIGSHGYKGIKEMFQGADILKLVKSIPVPVLVIQEGYEFPPEGIKTILMPASSHDEFYKKIEAVVFLGRLFNSEVHVYTVEKPGFTWSETMKLNIEKAIREFEAKGIKYKRVNESQTAYSPGYSKQILQYAKKINAGMIAVMSVPTSEYYYIADSDKERLLTNDLRIPVFAVSDTDRV, from the coding sequence ATGAATAAAAAAAGAATCCTTGTTCCCTTTGACTTTACTGCAGCTGCTGAAAGCGCCGCAATAGTTGCATCTTCCATTGCATTGATGAGCGAAATGGAAATAACTCTTATCCATGTTCTTGGCCATGATTCTGAATCTGAGGCTGATGCACAACTTTCTGAAATGTCAAAAAAAATAACAGCAAGCTCTTCAGCAGTATGCAATTATAAGATAGTAAAGGGTAAACTATTTTCAGAAATTACCAATGAAGCCAATGATCAGGTTTATAAGTTAATGGTTATTGGATCTCACGGGTATAAAGGGATTAAGGAGATGTTTCAGGGCGCCGATATTCTGAAACTGGTTAAAAGTATCCCGGTGCCTGTTCTGGTAATACAAGAGGGTTACGAATTTCCCCCGGAAGGGATAAAAACCATCCTGATGCCCGCCAGTTCACATGATGAATTTTATAAGAAAATTGAAGCGGTTGTTTTTCTTGGACGGTTGTTCAATTCTGAAGTGCATGTTTACACGGTTGAAAAACCCGGTTTCACCTGGTCGGAAACCATGAAACTGAACATCGAAAAGGCCATCCGTGAGTTTGAAGCAAAAGGAATTAAATACAAACGGGTGAACGAATCTCAAACAGCCTACTCACCGGGATATTCAAAGCAGATATTACAATATGCAAAAAAAATAAATGCAGGTATGATCGCTGTGATGTCGGTACCAACCAGTGAGTATTATTATATTGCAGACAGTGACAAAGAGCGCCTTCTGACCAATGATTTACGGATTCCGGTATTTGCAGTCAGTGATACCGACAGGGTGTAG